A genomic stretch from Methanobacterium sp. includes:
- a CDS encoding DUF1786 domain-containing protein encodes MKILAIDVGAGTQDIMFYDSKNTIENSVKLVMPSPTKIFAKRIKKCKNDLLISGETMGGGPINKAIQKHLTEGYRVVMTENAAKTVRDNLDHVKSKGIEIISSKEENKYSNFEKIELIDVNLESIRKSLSQFDVEPDFDYIGIAVQDHGYMEGMGDRNFRFMKIKEVMDKPKYPEEFAFFNNAPDYFTRINAVFRTFKGYKTTVMDSKFASISGATCDQQVKKLERYIVMDIGNGHTLAAAINKGKIYGVFEHHTSSLTPEKIENYVNKLVDGTITHEEVHSDHGHGAWSLSPIGEFEAIVATGPRRKIMEKTDFNVHYAAPAGDVMMTGPVGLIKAIQSNI; translated from the coding sequence ATGAAAATTTTAGCAATTGATGTGGGTGCAGGTACCCAGGACATCATGTTCTATGATTCTAAAAACACAATTGAAAACTCGGTTAAGCTGGTAATGCCATCTCCCACTAAAATATTTGCAAAAAGAATAAAAAAATGCAAAAATGACTTGTTAATAAGTGGAGAGACCATGGGCGGTGGTCCCATAAATAAAGCAATACAGAAACATCTAACTGAGGGATACAGAGTTGTAATGACAGAAAACGCTGCAAAAACAGTAAGAGATAACCTGGATCATGTTAAATCAAAGGGGATTGAAATAATATCTTCAAAAGAAGAAAATAAATATTCAAATTTTGAAAAAATTGAGTTAATAGATGTTAATTTGGAATCGATAAGAAAATCTTTATCTCAATTTGATGTAGAGCCTGATTTTGATTATATAGGAATAGCAGTACAGGATCATGGATATATGGAAGGAATGGGGGATAGAAACTTTAGATTCATGAAAATAAAAGAAGTGATGGACAAACCAAAATATCCTGAGGAATTTGCATTTTTTAATAACGCTCCTGATTATTTTACAAGGATTAATGCAGTATTTAGAACATTTAAAGGTTATAAAACTACTGTAATGGATTCTAAATTCGCATCAATTTCAGGGGCAACCTGTGATCAGCAGGTAAAGAAACTTGAAAGATATATAGTGATGGACATTGGAAATGGACACACATTGGCCGCTGCAATTAATAAAGGAAAAATATATGGAGTATTTGAGCACCATACTAGTAGTTTGACTCCAGAAAAGATTGAAAATTATGTAAATAAACTTGTAGATGGAACTATAACTCATGAAGAGGTGCATAGTGATCATGGGCATGGGGCATGGTCTTTATCGCCTATAGGGGAATTTGAGGCAATAGTTGCTACAGGGCCTCGAAGGAAAATAATGGAAAAAACTGACTTTAATGTGCATTATGCAGCTCCTGCAGGTGATGTGATGATGACAGGACCTGTTGGATTAATAAAAGCAATTCAATCAAATATTTAA
- a CDS encoding PHP domain-containing protein has product MIIDPHIHSSYSSDSRMTPKEIIEQARKIGLDAIAIADHNSIKGAQVGIKEAKGISDLIVIPAMEVSTNKGHIVALGINKEIKSYMSPEETVEAIRDANGIAIAPHPFVRYREGLCDKVKDLDIDAMETLNSRYVFGYSNWRAKKLAEERGIPQIGASDAHFLGAIGSCVTELDADFSIDSIIECILSGKTNVFGDRTPLPLILKEVIDKKIKKI; this is encoded by the coding sequence ATGATAATAGATCCTCATATTCACAGTAGTTATTCCAGTGATTCAAGAATGACACCTAAAGAAATAATTGAGCAAGCAAGAAAAATAGGTTTGGATGCAATAGCAATTGCTGATCATAACTCAATTAAAGGTGCTCAAGTTGGAATTAAAGAAGCTAAAGGAATCAGTGATTTGATAGTAATACCAGCAATGGAGGTGAGCACCAATAAGGGACATATAGTGGCTTTGGGTATAAATAAAGAAATTAAATCATATATGTCTCCAGAAGAGACTGTTGAAGCTATAAGAGATGCTAATGGGATTGCAATTGCCCCTCATCCATTTGTACGATACAGGGAAGGGCTTTGCGATAAGGTTAAAGATTTAGACATTGATGCAATGGAAACTTTAAACTCTCGTTATGTATTTGGTTATTCCAATTGGCGCGCTAAAAAACTGGCTGAAGAAAGAGGAATACCTCAAATTGGTGCAAGCGATGCGCATTTTTTAGGAGCTATTGGAAGCTGTGTAACAGAATTAGACGCTGATTTTTCTATTGATAGTATAATTGAATGTATTTTATCTGGAAAAACCAATGTATTTGGTGATAGGACTCCTTTACCTTTAATATTGAAGGAAGTTATTGATAAAAAGATTAAGAAAATCTAA
- a CDS encoding universal stress protein: MQKILLPIDGSENSMRAGEYAISMVDLNGADIIVLYVIDTSYLDALPQQDLRDKMSEELRKEGEIAVEEFKSKLEESQCQGHCKNVNLITKIKWGKPADVILKTIDEVGVDQVTMGKSGKQGIEKLILGSTADRVVRGSKVSVNVIS; this comes from the coding sequence ATGCAAAAAATATTATTGCCTATAGATGGCTCAGAAAATTCTATGAGGGCTGGAGAATACGCTATTTCTATGGTTGATTTAAATGGCGCAGACATCATTGTTTTATATGTTATTGACACTTCTTACTTGGATGCATTACCACAGCAGGATTTAAGGGATAAAATGAGTGAAGAGTTAAGAAAAGAAGGTGAAATAGCAGTTGAAGAATTTAAAAGTAAATTAGAAGAAAGTCAATGTCAGGGGCATTGTAAAAATGTGAATTTAATCACTAAAATTAAATGGGGTAAGCCTGCAGATGTAATACTTAAAACTATAGATGAAGTAGGTGTGGATCAGGTAACCATGGGAAAATCAGGTAAACAAGGAATAGAAAAGCTTATTCTTGGAAGTACTGCAGATAGAGTGGTCCGAGGATCCAAAGTTTCAGTAAATGTGATATCTTAA
- a CDS encoding DUF63 family protein: MLSELSQFIQDNFLYLQPGYTILNTVVFGIILGIAVILIIKMFNYIKKDPKDLILPVIPFIFFGSSARALVDNGIYPLIHLLVTPGIYVFTGLMTIAALLASVYIEKKTKWDYRYLMFIMGFILCIPNIIYINNMNIVAFFEVIGVWAVFSSIFVLLRNKWALLKSKANLYALSAHLFDAASTFIAVDLYGYGEQHVLPNALTSLAGTAFVMFPLKIAVILAALYVIDEYIEDNTIKNMLKLAIFILGLAPGLRNFLSLCIGA, from the coding sequence ATGCTCTCTGAACTTTCCCAATTTATCCAGGATAACTTTCTTTATCTTCAACCAGGGTACACAATATTAAATACAGTTGTTTTTGGAATTATACTGGGAATTGCAGTTATTTTAATTATAAAAATGTTTAATTACATTAAAAAGGATCCAAAGGACCTTATACTTCCTGTGATTCCATTTATCTTTTTTGGGTCCAGTGCAAGAGCTCTTGTAGACAATGGAATTTATCCATTAATCCATCTTCTAGTTACTCCAGGCATTTATGTTTTCACAGGTTTAATGACAATTGCAGCACTTTTAGCATCAGTTTATATTGAAAAGAAAACCAAATGGGATTATAGATATTTAATGTTTATTATGGGGTTTATTTTATGTATTCCCAATATTATTTATATAAATAACATGAATATAGTTGCATTCTTTGAAGTTATTGGAGTATGGGCAGTATTTTCATCTATTTTCGTTCTTTTAAGGAATAAATGGGCTCTTCTAAAGAGTAAAGCTAATTTATATGCCCTTTCAGCTCATTTGTTTGATGCAGCCTCTACATTTATAGCTGTTGACTTATATGGCTATGGGGAGCAGCATGTACTTCCAAACGCCCTTACAAGCCTTGCAGGAACTGCATTTGTAATGTTTCCCCTAAAAATAGCAGTTATTTTAGCCGCTCTTTACGTGATTGATGAATATATTGAAGATAATACTATAAAAAACATGTTGAAGCTTGCTATATTTATTTTAGGACTTGCACCCGGTCTTAGGAATTTTTTAAGCCTGTGTATAGGTGCATAA
- a CDS encoding 2-isopropylmalate synthase: protein MYIEKVKNEMNLPETVRIFDTTLRDGEQTPGVAITVDEKIRIAKRLDELGVNVIEVGFPASSSGEKEAAREILKLGLNAQVCGLARVLKEDLDAAIDCDVDYIHTFVGTSPLHREFKLKMEKEEILAKAVDAVEYIKDHGIVAEFSAEDATRTEFDYLKDIYKAVEDAGVDYINVPDTVGVMIPTSIKWLIQNLKEHLNSPISVHCHDDFGLAVANSLMAVEAGASQVHATVNGLGERAGNASLEEVVMSLISEYGIKMDIKTEMLVNLSEFVSRITGVKMPPNKAIVGENAFAHEAGIHVHGVLAKAETYEPITPEIVGHTRRIVLGKHTGANAIKAKLDEYGIELNDDQFKKVYDQVKALGDKGKCVTDADLKALAESVLGKAKKEIVRLEGFSVMTGNSVMPTATVKLTIDGETKTVAKTGVGPVDAAINAIQSVVGEIADIELQEYNIEAITGGTNALAEVFVIMGDKNGNRATGRSTTEDIVMASVEAVLDAINKILILR from the coding sequence ATGTATATAGAAAAAGTAAAAAACGAGATGAATCTACCGGAAACGGTAAGAATATTTGACACGACTCTAAGAGACGGTGAACAAACACCTGGAGTTGCAATAACTGTAGATGAAAAGATAAGAATTGCAAAAAGACTCGATGAATTAGGTGTTAATGTAATTGAAGTTGGATTTCCAGCATCTTCAAGCGGTGAAAAAGAAGCGGCACGTGAAATCCTTAAACTTGGTTTAAATGCTCAGGTTTGTGGTTTGGCAAGAGTTTTAAAGGAAGATTTAGATGCAGCAATAGATTGTGACGTGGATTACATTCATACATTTGTAGGAACTTCTCCACTTCACAGGGAATTCAAGCTTAAAATGGAAAAAGAGGAGATTTTAGCTAAAGCAGTGGATGCTGTAGAATATATAAAAGATCATGGAATTGTAGCTGAATTTTCAGCAGAAGACGCTACAAGAACTGAATTTGATTATTTAAAGGATATTTACAAGGCTGTTGAAGATGCAGGGGTAGATTACATAAATGTGCCGGATACAGTAGGTGTAATGATTCCTACATCCATAAAATGGCTTATTCAAAACCTTAAAGAACATTTAAACAGCCCTATAAGTGTGCATTGTCATGATGACTTTGGACTTGCAGTTGCAAACTCTCTTATGGCTGTAGAAGCTGGTGCAAGTCAGGTTCATGCCACTGTAAATGGGTTAGGTGAAAGGGCAGGAAATGCTTCATTAGAAGAGGTTGTAATGTCTTTAATCTCAGAATATGGTATTAAAATGGATATTAAAACAGAAATGCTTGTTAATCTCTCTGAATTTGTTTCAAGAATTACAGGGGTTAAGATGCCTCCGAATAAGGCTATAGTTGGGGAAAATGCCTTTGCTCATGAAGCAGGAATACATGTGCACGGTGTACTTGCAAAGGCAGAAACTTATGAGCCTATCACTCCAGAAATAGTGGGACACACAAGAAGAATTGTATTAGGGAAACATACTGGTGCAAATGCAATTAAAGCTAAATTGGACGAATATGGAATAGAATTAAACGATGATCAATTCAAAAAGGTATATGATCAAGTTAAGGCCCTTGGGGATAAAGGTAAATGTGTAACAGACGCTGATTTAAAAGCATTAGCTGAAAGTGTGCTTGGAAAGGCGAAAAAAGAGATTGTAAGGCTTGAGGGGTTTTCTGTAATGACTGGAAACAGTGTGATGCCCACAGCAACTGTAAAACTTACAATTGATGGAGAAACAAAAACCGTTGCAAAAACGGGTGTTGGACCAGTAGACGCAGCTATTAACGCTATACAAAGTGTTGTTGGTGAAATTGCAGATATTGAACTGCAGGAATATAATATTGAAGCTATAACTGGCGGGACAAATGCACTTGCTGAAGTTTTTGTTATTATGGGAGATAAAAATGGAAATCGTGCAACTGGAAGGTCTACAACTGAAGATATAGTAATGGCCAGTGTAGAGGCAGTTTTAGATGCAATAAACAAAATACTTATCCTAAGATAA
- a CDS encoding response regulator, with product MVNARILVVEDERITAEDIKDSLINLGYEVSDLVSSGEEAVRKVEELQPDLILMDIRLEGEMDGIEAADKIREKYDIPVIYLTAYSDNKTLERAKKSEPSGFILKESSGIIYKPFEEDELHSIIEITRYKHKMEKDHEKWVSSLLENIDEGLIAIGHKGTIKFMNHIAENITGWLQKDAADRDLNEVFKIYDMESGAIKEIKLDNGTYSLGEVLLINKKGEKVSLNAKLNDMGDTGGEIEGMALTFRHMG from the coding sequence ATGGTAAATGCCAGGATTCTTGTTGTAGAGGATGAAAGAATCACTGCTGAAGATATAAAAGACAGTCTAATTAATCTGGGATATGAAGTATCTGATTTAGTTTCTTCTGGTGAAGAAGCTGTTAGGAAGGTTGAAGAGCTTCAACCAGATCTTATTCTTATGGATATCCGTCTTGAGGGTGAAATGGATGGTATAGAGGCTGCAGATAAAATTAGGGAAAAATATGATATTCCTGTAATTTATTTAACTGCTTATTCTGATAATAAAACGTTAGAAAGGGCAAAAAAATCGGAACCGTCGGGTTTTATACTTAAAGAATCCTCTGGAATTATATATAAACCTTTTGAAGAGGATGAACTCCATAGTATCATCGAGATAACTCGTTATAAGCATAAAATGGAAAAGGATCATGAAAAATGGGTTTCATCATTACTTGAAAATATTGATGAAGGTTTAATTGCAATAGGCCACAAAGGAACGATAAAATTCATGAACCACATAGCTGAAAATATTACGGGCTGGCTACAAAAGGATGCTGCTGACAGGGATTTAAATGAAGTTTTTAAAATCTATGATATGGAATCAGGAGCTATTAAAGAGATTAAACTGGATAATGGTACTTATTCTTTGGGAGAAGTACTGCTTATAAATAAAAAAGGGGAAAAAGTTTCTTTAAATGCTAAATTAAATGATATGGGAGATACTGGGGGAGAAATAGAAGGCATGGCATTAACCTTCCGCCATATGGGCTAA
- a CDS encoding response regulator — protein MGNTQILVVEDERITAEDIKAALESVGYMVPEIVASGEEAIKKVEELQLDLILMDIQLEGEMDGIRAADKIKEKYDIPVIYLTAYSDNRTVQRAKITEPSGYILKEPFGFIRKPFEESELRTAIEITLYRHKIEKRLRDHEQWLNAILKSVNDAVIATDSKRQIKFMNPVAEDLTGWIQEDAIGESLENVFLIESEELDNFDEPLELVGSFNTIIIISKDGTKMPVDGSITHIKDEKGNIKGLVLVFRKNPFKIAI, from the coding sequence ATGGGAAATACGCAGATTCTTGTTGTAGAGGATGAAAGAATTACTGCTGAAGATATAAAAGCAGCACTGGAAAGTGTAGGGTATATGGTGCCAGAAATAGTGGCTTCTGGTGAAGAAGCTATTAAGAAAGTGGAAGAACTTCAACTTGATCTGATTCTTATGGATATTCAGCTTGAGGGTGAAATGGACGGTATAAGGGCTGCAGATAAAATCAAGGAAAAATATGATATTCCTGTAATTTACTTAACAGCCTATTCTGATAACAGAACAGTACAAAGAGCAAAAATAACAGAACCTTCAGGTTACATTCTTAAAGAGCCATTTGGATTTATTAGAAAGCCTTTTGAAGAAAGTGAGTTACGTACTGCTATTGAAATAACTCTCTACAGACATAAAATAGAAAAAAGACTTAGAGATCATGAGCAATGGCTTAATGCAATATTAAAAAGTGTAAACGATGCTGTAATTGCTACTGACTCTAAGAGGCAGATTAAATTCATGAATCCTGTTGCTGAAGACCTTACTGGATGGATACAGGAGGATGCTATAGGGGAGAGCTTAGAGAATGTGTTCTTAATTGAAAGTGAAGAACTAGATAACTTTGATGAACCATTAGAACTAGTAGGTTCCTTTAACACTATAATAATAATCTCTAAAGATGGGACTAAAATGCCAGTAGATGGTAGTATTACACATATTAAAGATGAAAAAGGGAATATAAAAGGTTTAGTATTGGTTTTTAGAAAAAATCCGTTCAAAATAGCTATTTGA
- the albA gene encoding DNA-binding protein Alba, with translation MSEENVVYIGNKPVMNYVLAVVTQMNGGSREVILKARGRAISRAVDVAEIVRNRFISDVELGSIDICTEEIMSNEGTATNVSAIEIQLCK, from the coding sequence ATGTCAGAGGAAAATGTTGTATACATTGGAAATAAACCTGTAATGAACTATGTTTTAGCGGTTGTGACTCAAATGAACGGCGGATCTAGAGAAGTTATTTTAAAGGCACGTGGAAGAGCTATTAGTAGGGCTGTTGACGTTGCTGAAATTGTAAGAAATAGGTTTATATCAGATGTAGAACTTGGATCTATAGATATATGCACAGAAGAAATCATGAGTAATGAAGGCACAGCAACAAATGTTTCAGCTATTGAAATACAGCTTTGCAAGTAA